In Streptomyces sp. NBC_00448, the following are encoded in one genomic region:
- the sigJ gene encoding RNA polymerase sigma factor SigJ: MSERRQLISLAYRLLGSLADAEDVVQETYARWYAMAPRQRAAIESTGGWLAKVASRICLDLLGSARARRERYVGEWIPEPVPDRTEWISGWSGGAEVDPADRVTLDESLNMAFLVVLEAMTPAERVAFILHDVFRYPFPEVAEIVGRTPAACRQLATSARRRVRASRGPGTPNARRARIVKEFKEAWEAKDVEALIGLLDPDVTAIGDGGGVVAALPRPLRGGEPVAEYFIGLVRQADGLTILERTVNGRPGLLLQYEGATVAVLALDIVDDRVTHVWAVRNPAKLRPWT, encoded by the coding sequence ATGAGCGAACGGCGGCAGCTCATCAGCCTCGCCTACCGGCTGCTCGGCTCGCTCGCCGACGCCGAGGACGTCGTGCAGGAGACGTACGCCCGCTGGTACGCCATGGCGCCCCGGCAGCGGGCGGCGATCGAGTCCACCGGCGGCTGGCTGGCGAAGGTCGCCAGCCGGATCTGCCTGGACCTGCTCGGCTCGGCGCGGGCCCGGCGGGAGCGCTACGTCGGCGAGTGGATTCCGGAGCCGGTGCCCGACCGCACGGAGTGGATCAGCGGGTGGTCCGGCGGCGCGGAGGTGGACCCCGCCGACCGGGTCACCCTCGACGAGTCGCTCAACATGGCGTTCCTCGTCGTGCTCGAAGCGATGACCCCGGCCGAGCGCGTCGCGTTCATCCTGCACGACGTCTTCCGCTACCCCTTCCCCGAAGTGGCCGAGATCGTCGGCCGTACGCCGGCCGCCTGCCGCCAACTGGCCACATCCGCCCGCCGCCGCGTCCGCGCGTCGCGCGGCCCGGGCACGCCGAACGCCCGACGTGCCCGGATCGTCAAGGAGTTCAAGGAGGCGTGGGAGGCCAAGGACGTCGAGGCGCTGATCGGCCTGCTCGACCCCGACGTCACGGCGATCGGCGACGGCGGCGGGGTCGTCGCGGCCCTGCCGCGGCCGCTGCGGGGCGGCGAGCCGGTCGCGGAGTACTTCATCGGCCTCGTACGTCAGGCGGACGGCCTGACCATCCTGGAACGCACGGTCAACGGCCGGCCCGGACTGCTGCTCCAGTACGAAGGCGCCACCGTGGCGGTGCTGGCGCTCGACATCGTGGACGACCGGGTCACGCACGTGTGGGCGGTCCGCAACCCGGCCAAGCTCCGGCCCTGGACCTGA
- a CDS encoding SDR family NAD(P)-dependent oxidoreductase yields MGVLTGKAAVVTGGSRGIGRAIVERLARDGAEVVFTYARNAEAAAEVERSVADAGGRAHGTRLDLGEAGAAERLMEDAADRLGGLDILVNNAAMSFAPAPLADTEEALFDEVMAVNAKSTFLTMRYAARHMRDGGRVVNISTLNTRRPAPGSAPYAASKGAIEQLTSVGARELGARGITVNTVSPGATDTDLLREANPGADFGTVIGITPLGRLGQPADIADVVAFLAGPDGRWLTGQNLRATGGLT; encoded by the coding sequence ATGGGGGTACTCACGGGCAAGGCGGCCGTGGTGACGGGCGGTTCACGCGGAATCGGCAGGGCGATCGTGGAGCGGCTGGCCCGGGACGGGGCCGAGGTCGTGTTCACGTACGCGCGGAACGCCGAGGCCGCCGCGGAGGTCGAGCGGAGCGTCGCGGACGCGGGCGGCCGGGCGCACGGCACGCGGCTCGACCTGGGTGAAGCCGGTGCCGCGGAACGGCTGATGGAGGACGCGGCGGACCGGCTCGGCGGCCTGGACATCCTCGTCAACAACGCCGCGATGAGCTTCGCACCGGCCCCGCTCGCCGACACCGAAGAGGCGCTCTTCGACGAGGTCATGGCGGTCAACGCCAAGTCCACGTTCCTGACCATGCGTTACGCGGCACGCCACATGCGCGACGGCGGGCGGGTGGTCAACATCTCGACGCTCAACACGCGCCGCCCCGCGCCGGGCAGCGCGCCGTACGCCGCGAGCAAGGGCGCGATCGAGCAGTTGACCTCGGTGGGCGCAAGGGAGTTGGGGGCACGCGGCATCACCGTCAACACGGTCTCGCCCGGCGCGACGGACACGGATCTGCTGCGCGAGGCCAACCCGGGCGCGGACTTCGGCACGGTGATCGGCATCACCCCGCTCGGCCGGCTCGGCCAACCCGCCGACATCGCCGACGTCGTGGCCTTCCTCGCCGGGCCGGACGGCCGCTGGCTCACCGGGCAGAACCTCCGCGCGACCGGCGGCCTCACCTGA
- a CDS encoding TIGR03564 family F420-dependent LLM class oxidoreductase, translating into MTVGVTLSATGTGNQIDATVRLAEEAAAAGLRSAWFGQTFGADSPQLAAIVGREVPDLQVGTSAIPVFGRHPLIVSSQAQTAQAATHGRYHLGLALGTKHLTESGFGIPFERPIARLREFLTALRQLTETGTADFHGELLTAGTPVSARVPGAEGGVPLLVAAMGPQALRASGELADGILPYLAGPKALAEHIVPAVTAAAEAAGRPAPRIVALVSGVVTDDVDAVRAKVTESLAFYEQIPSYARVIELSGGKRASDVAVIGDEEAIAAEVRRYRDAGATEVVFSGTDLAGEAARRRTWALLGELAAGSAG; encoded by the coding sequence ATGACTGTGGGAGTGACACTCAGCGCGACCGGCACCGGCAACCAGATCGACGCCACCGTACGACTCGCCGAGGAGGCCGCGGCGGCCGGACTGCGGTCCGCCTGGTTCGGGCAGACCTTCGGCGCCGACTCGCCCCAACTCGCGGCGATCGTCGGGCGGGAGGTGCCGGACCTCCAGGTGGGCACCTCCGCGATCCCCGTCTTCGGGCGGCACCCGCTGATCGTCTCCAGCCAGGCCCAGACCGCCCAGGCGGCCACGCACGGCCGCTACCACCTCGGGCTCGCGCTCGGCACCAAGCACCTGACCGAGTCCGGGTTCGGCATCCCCTTCGAGCGGCCCATCGCCCGGCTGCGCGAATTCCTCACCGCACTGCGGCAGTTGACCGAGACCGGCACCGCCGACTTCCACGGCGAGCTGCTCACCGCGGGCACCCCGGTCTCCGCGCGGGTGCCCGGTGCCGAGGGCGGCGTGCCGCTACTGGTGGCCGCGATGGGCCCGCAGGCGCTGCGGGCCAGCGGCGAACTGGCCGACGGAATCCTGCCGTACCTCGCCGGACCCAAGGCGCTGGCCGAGCACATCGTCCCCGCCGTCACCGCGGCGGCCGAGGCCGCGGGGCGCCCGGCACCGCGGATCGTGGCGCTCGTCTCCGGCGTCGTGACCGACGACGTGGACGCCGTGCGCGCGAAGGTCACCGAGAGCCTCGCGTTCTACGAGCAGATCCCGTCCTACGCGCGCGTCATCGAACTCTCCGGCGGCAAGCGGGCGTCCGACGTGGCCGTGATCGGCGACGAGGAGGCGATCGCCGCCGAGGTGCGGCGCTACCGGGACGCCGGGGCGACCGAAGTGGTGTTCTCGGGCACGGACCTCGCCGGGGAGGCGGCGCGTCGGCGCACCTGGGCGCTGCTGGGCGAACTGGCGGCGGGCAGCGCCGGGTAG
- a CDS encoding fructosamine kinase family protein gives MTDRDGGGREPWRGLPSALVGEVVADEPLSGGAVNDVRRLTLADGTRVVLKSSEQAPPDLYAQEAEGLRVLREQGGLRTPRVIEVSARHLLLEALEPAPADGDAFWAEAGRAVARLHAVRGDRFGWHAEGWLGLLPQTNAWTDDGHAFFAEHRVLRYLREPKVRAALDPADLAGLERICDRLPRLVPGGPAVLNHGDLYQGNVVATSDGAPAFIDPAVCWMWAESELSMMYCTGRPPESFFAAYHEVLPLSDGWRERMPLLHLRELISTIAHFGAWGDCVPQVRDVIRRFG, from the coding sequence GTGACGGATCGGGATGGCGGCGGCCGCGAGCCGTGGCGGGGCCTGCCGAGTGCCTTGGTCGGAGAGGTCGTCGCGGACGAGCCGCTCAGCGGAGGGGCCGTGAACGACGTGCGGCGGCTGACGCTCGCCGACGGCACCCGGGTCGTGCTCAAGAGTTCGGAGCAGGCTCCTCCCGACCTGTACGCGCAGGAGGCGGAGGGCCTGCGGGTGCTACGGGAGCAGGGTGGGCTGCGCACCCCGCGGGTGATCGAGGTGAGCGCCCGCCACCTCCTGCTGGAGGCACTGGAGCCGGCGCCCGCCGACGGGGACGCGTTCTGGGCGGAGGCGGGCCGCGCCGTCGCCCGCCTGCACGCCGTCCGCGGCGACCGCTTCGGGTGGCACGCCGAGGGATGGCTGGGCCTCCTCCCCCAGACGAACGCCTGGACCGACGACGGCCACGCGTTCTTCGCCGAGCACCGGGTGCTGCGCTACCTCCGCGAGCCGAAGGTGCGCGCCGCGCTCGACCCCGCCGACCTCGCGGGCCTGGAGCGGATCTGCGACCGCCTTCCCCGGCTGGTGCCCGGCGGACCCGCGGTGCTGAACCACGGTGACCTGTACCAGGGCAACGTGGTGGCCACGTCCGACGGCGCCCCGGCCTTCATCGACCCCGCGGTGTGCTGGATGTGGGCGGAGTCCGAACTCAGCATGATGTACTGCACCGGCCGGCCGCCGGAGTCCTTCTTCGCCGCCTACCACGAGGTCCTGCCGCTCTCGGACGGCTGGCGGGAGCGGATGCCGCTGCTGCACCTGCGCGAACTCATCAGCACGATCGCGCACTTCGGCGCGTGGGGCGACTGCGTGCCGCAGGTCAGGGACGTGATCCGGCGGTTCGGCTGA
- a CDS encoding zinc-binding dehydrogenase yields MLGTAGSGAPAVLVALAGGPDRVVSIADLTAPDHGVRFSRTAGPGAASRPGHAGPAVAAAPAAEGRSTVPVHAVFPLADRSAAHESSASRHARGKIVVTVP; encoded by the coding sequence GTGCTCGGCACCGCGGGTTCGGGTGCGCCCGCCGTCCTGGTCGCCCTCGCGGGCGGCCCGGACCGGGTCGTGTCGATCGCCGACTTGACCGCACCCGACCACGGCGTGCGGTTCTCCCGCACCGCGGGCCCCGGCGCCGCCTCGCGGCCGGGCCACGCCGGTCCCGCGGTGGCGGCGGCGCCGGCCGCCGAGGGCCGTTCCACGGTGCCGGTGCACGCGGTGTTCCCGCTCGCCGACCGCTCGGCCGCCCACGAGTCGAGCGCCTCCCGGCACGCCAGGGGCAAGATCGTCGTGACCGTGCCCTGA
- a CDS encoding MFS transporter, with the protein MSAQPVSLKSLIPAVFLPVLVFETGMGALAPVLALSGRALGAGVGTAGLVLALLGVGQILGDVPAGALAARLGDRKAMLVASGVTAVTLSGCALARNVWQLALAVTVTGASNAVIMLARQSYLTEAVPPQLRARALSTLGGMSRVGAFVGPFLGAAVLTGGRPVHDIYWLALVCTAVTVVVLLTVPDVAEPATGGGKKPVPVRAVLRDHRKVFLTLGLAVLLVGSVRATRQTVLPLWAEHLGQSPSSTSVVFGIAGLIDTLTFYPSGQVMDRAGRLWIAVPSMLVLGGAQAALPLTHTLTELTVVAMLIGFGNGIGSGILMTLGADVAPPETRSQFLGVWRLCADSGSAGGPLVVSAAASLGSLAAGISVMGAVGIAAAGALLRWVPRYSAFATTGARRASTAVVGVRPRPHGPGAPRDAPHETSRDAPGP; encoded by the coding sequence GTGAGCGCGCAGCCGGTGTCGCTGAAAAGCCTCATACCGGCGGTGTTCCTGCCGGTGCTGGTCTTCGAGACCGGGATGGGCGCGCTCGCGCCCGTACTGGCGCTCAGCGGCCGGGCGCTCGGCGCGGGTGTCGGCACCGCGGGGCTCGTGCTCGCGCTGCTGGGGGTCGGACAGATCCTCGGCGACGTGCCGGCCGGGGCACTGGCGGCGCGGCTGGGCGACCGCAAGGCGATGCTCGTCGCCTCGGGCGTCACCGCGGTCACCCTCAGCGGGTGCGCGCTGGCCCGGAACGTCTGGCAACTGGCGCTGGCGGTCACCGTCACCGGGGCGTCCAACGCCGTGATCATGCTGGCCCGGCAGTCCTATCTGACCGAGGCGGTGCCCCCGCAGCTGCGGGCGCGGGCGCTGTCGACGCTCGGCGGGATGTCGCGGGTGGGCGCGTTCGTCGGGCCGTTCCTCGGCGCGGCCGTGCTGACCGGCGGCCGCCCGGTGCACGACATCTACTGGCTGGCGCTGGTGTGCACGGCCGTCACCGTCGTGGTCCTGCTCACCGTGCCCGACGTCGCCGAACCCGCCACCGGCGGCGGCAAGAAGCCCGTGCCGGTGCGCGCGGTGCTGCGCGACCACCGGAAGGTCTTCCTCACCCTCGGCCTCGCGGTCCTGCTGGTCGGCTCGGTCCGGGCCACCCGGCAGACCGTGCTGCCGCTGTGGGCCGAGCACCTGGGCCAGAGCCCGTCCTCCACCAGCGTCGTGTTCGGCATCGCCGGGTTGATCGACACGCTGACCTTCTACCCCTCCGGCCAGGTGATGGACCGGGCCGGCCGGCTGTGGATCGCGGTGCCCTCCATGCTGGTGCTGGGCGGCGCCCAGGCCGCCCTGCCGCTGACCCACACCCTCACCGAACTGACCGTGGTGGCGATGCTGATCGGCTTCGGCAACGGGATCGGCAGCGGCATCCTGATGACCCTGGGCGCGGACGTCGCACCGCCGGAGACCCGCTCGCAGTTCCTGGGCGTGTGGCGGCTGTGCGCGGACTCCGGCAGCGCCGGCGGGCCGCTGGTGGTGTCGGCGGCCGCCTCGCTCGGGAGCCTCGCGGCCGGCATCTCGGTGATGGGCGCCGTGGGCATCGCGGCGGCGGGCGCCCTGCTGCGGTGGGTGCCGCGGTACTCGGCCTTCGCCACGACCGGCGCGCGGCGGGCGAGCACCGCGGTGGTCGGCGTCCGGCCCCGCCCGCACGGCCCGGGCGCGCCCCGCGACGCGCCGCACGAGACGTCCCGCGACGCGCCCGGCCCCTGA
- a CDS encoding N-acetylmuramoyl-L-alanine amidase produces the protein MRLHRPKLAWYLPALALLVTCSAPQHPANAPRQGSAAIHPVSLRPNVVLRAGWHADEKDVRPGLVYDRSVKAVFVHHTDNPNTYDCRTDVPKMLLALEQRHIALGWDDLGYNFIVDRCGGIYEGRTGSVDRDPRGSHTEGFNNDTVGIAALGNFGGGQKVPHAMLEAIAEIAAWKLDPGVNPLGRVRLVSSNNASLYRKGTAAELNVISGHRDVYQTDCPGQALYDDLPWVRQEAARLRQQAARDG, from the coding sequence ATGCGGCTGCACCGGCCCAAGCTGGCGTGGTACCTACCGGCACTGGCCCTCCTCGTGACCTGTTCGGCGCCGCAGCACCCGGCGAACGCGCCGCGGCAGGGCTCTGCCGCGATCCACCCGGTGTCGCTGCGGCCGAACGTCGTGCTGCGCGCGGGATGGCACGCGGACGAGAAGGACGTACGGCCGGGGCTGGTCTACGACCGCTCGGTCAAGGCGGTGTTCGTGCACCACACGGACAACCCCAACACGTACGACTGCAGGACCGACGTCCCCAAGATGCTGCTGGCCCTCGAACAGCGCCACATCGCCCTGGGCTGGGACGACCTCGGCTACAACTTCATCGTCGACCGGTGCGGCGGCATCTACGAGGGCCGGACCGGGAGCGTCGACCGCGACCCGCGGGGCTCGCACACCGAAGGCTTCAACAACGACACCGTCGGGATAGCGGCGCTCGGCAACTTCGGGGGCGGGCAGAAGGTGCCGCACGCGATGCTGGAGGCGATCGCCGAGATAGCCGCCTGGAAGCTCGACCCCGGGGTCAACCCGCTGGGCCGGGTGCGCCTGGTGTCGAGCAACAACGCGAGCCTCTACCGGAAGGGGACGGCGGCGGAGCTGAACGTGATCTCCGGCCACCGCGACGTCTACCAGACCGACTGCCCGGGCCAGGCGCTGTACGACGATCTGCCCTGGGTCCGGCAGGAGGCCGCACGGCTGCGGCAGCAGGCCGCCCGGGACGGCTGA
- a CDS encoding maleylpyruvate isomerase family mycothiol-dependent enzyme, which produces MDTPRSGTTTASPLSAAVHAVAERTAELLRAGADPAAPIPGAQWTVGEAAAHLALANALMADLAAGRERPYGDGTPGGLAAANSASLQAFTERDPSILADAIVRHARAFTDATGARSADEQVVTPMGPMDLGTFGSYLLTHMLGHGYDIAVALRRPHMIDRERVALTLPFLITAMPRVVDPRSATGHNACYALRLRGGPRLAVTFTDGAVAVTREPPRRADCTIVAEPVTFFLLALGRRTSMGALARGKIAAWGRRPWLAPGFATLFTAP; this is translated from the coding sequence ATGGACACCCCCCGCTCCGGGACCACCACCGCGTCACCGCTGTCCGCGGCCGTCCACGCCGTCGCCGAGCGGACCGCGGAACTGCTCCGCGCGGGTGCGGACCCGGCCGCGCCGATTCCCGGTGCGCAGTGGACCGTCGGCGAGGCCGCCGCCCATCTGGCCCTGGCCAACGCGCTGATGGCCGACCTCGCCGCGGGCCGTGAGCGGCCGTACGGCGACGGGACCCCGGGCGGCCTGGCGGCGGCCAACTCCGCCTCCCTGCAGGCCTTCACGGAGCGGGACCCGTCGATCCTGGCGGACGCGATCGTGCGGCACGCGAGGGCGTTCACCGACGCGACCGGGGCGCGGTCGGCGGACGAGCAGGTGGTCACCCCGATGGGCCCGATGGATCTGGGCACCTTCGGCTCGTATCTGCTGACCCACATGCTCGGCCACGGCTACGACATCGCGGTGGCGCTGCGCCGGCCGCACATGATCGACCGCGAACGGGTCGCGCTCACGCTGCCGTTCCTGATCACGGCGATGCCCCGGGTGGTCGACCCGCGCTCCGCCACCGGCCACAACGCCTGCTACGCCTTGAGGTTGCGCGGCGGGCCCCGGCTCGCCGTGACGTTCACCGACGGCGCGGTGGCCGTGACGCGGGAGCCGCCGCGGCGCGCGGACTGCACGATCGTGGCCGAGCCGGTCACGTTCTTCCTGCTCGCGCTCGGCAGGCGTACCAGCATGGGCGCCCTCGCCCGCGGCAAGATCGCCGCCTGGGGGCGCAGGCCCTGGCTCGCGCCCGGTTTCGCCACGCTCTTCACCGCGCCGTAG
- a CDS encoding DUF4287 domain-containing protein — translation MTAGSQNGPASYFPAIEKKYGRPIAEWKELIRASPLTGHMEVVNWLKTEYGLGHGHANALVAHTRAEAAAA, via the coding sequence ATGACCGCCGGCAGCCAGAACGGCCCCGCGAGCTACTTCCCCGCGATCGAGAAGAAGTACGGCCGCCCGATCGCGGAGTGGAAGGAGCTGATCCGCGCCTCGCCGCTGACCGGGCACATGGAAGTGGTCAACTGGCTGAAGACCGAGTACGGGCTCGGGCACGGCCACGCCAACGCGCTGGTCGCCCACACCCGGGCGGAGGCCGCGGCGGCCTGA
- a CDS encoding ABC transporter ATP-binding protein → MVEVADLRIDFRTESGTVRAVDGVGFTLRPGEALGLVGESGSGKSATAYALLGLHRGTGAEVSGTVRVAGTDVLTAPEEELRRLRGGVAAVVFQDPLSALDPYLAVGDQISEVYRVHRRVSRAAGRARAVEVLDRVGIPEAARRSRSRPHEFSGGMRQRALIAMALACEPRLIVADEPTTALDVTVQAQVLDLLHELRTGSDLALLLVTHDLGVAAGTVDRLLVLQHGAAVESGPTREVLANPGHAYTRALLSAVPRLAPVAAEAEPAAEEEPDRAKGAPARELSGAAVAEARQAGEVLLEATGLRKEFGRGRGRFAAVDGVDLVVREGETLGVVGESGSGKTTLGRMLVRLLDPTQGAVRYRGRDIVRLGDRQLRPLRRELQMVFQDPVSSLNPRRSIGESIADPLRVAGDLTEQQITSRVGELLERVGLEPSWYHRYPHEFSGGQRQRVGIARALAPRPRLVVCDEPVSALDVSTQAQVVALLGELQRDLGLSLVFVAHDLAVVRQVSDRVAVMRAGRVVEEGTADEVYGSPRDPYTRRLLAAVPVLDPALARSRREARAGAGTETDTGTGTEEGSVADPAAGSREEPAAGPARP, encoded by the coding sequence CTGGTCGAGGTCGCCGACCTGCGGATCGACTTCCGCACCGAGTCCGGGACGGTACGGGCCGTCGACGGGGTGGGCTTCACCCTGCGGCCCGGCGAGGCGCTCGGTCTGGTCGGCGAGTCCGGCTCGGGCAAGTCCGCCACCGCGTACGCGCTGCTCGGGCTGCACCGCGGCACCGGCGCCGAGGTGAGCGGGACGGTCCGGGTGGCCGGCACCGATGTGCTCACCGCGCCCGAGGAGGAGTTGCGGCGGCTGCGCGGCGGCGTCGCCGCCGTCGTCTTCCAGGACCCGCTCAGCGCGCTCGACCCCTACCTCGCGGTCGGCGACCAGATCTCCGAGGTCTACCGGGTGCACCGCCGGGTCTCCCGCGCCGCCGGCCGGGCCCGGGCCGTGGAGGTACTGGACCGGGTCGGCATCCCCGAGGCGGCCCGCCGGTCCCGGTCCCGGCCGCACGAGTTCAGCGGCGGGATGCGGCAGCGGGCGCTCATCGCCATGGCCCTGGCCTGCGAGCCGAGGCTGATCGTCGCCGACGAGCCGACCACCGCGCTCGACGTCACCGTGCAGGCGCAGGTCCTCGACCTGCTCCACGAGTTGCGCACCGGCTCCGACCTGGCGCTGCTGCTGGTCACCCATGACCTCGGCGTCGCCGCCGGCACGGTGGACCGGCTGCTGGTCCTCCAGCACGGCGCCGCGGTCGAATCCGGCCCCACCAGGGAGGTGCTGGCGAACCCCGGCCACGCCTATACGCGCGCGCTGCTGTCCGCGGTGCCCCGGCTCGCTCCCGTCGCCGCGGAAGCGGAACCGGCGGCGGAAGAGGAGCCGGACCGGGCAAAGGGCGCGCCCGCACGCGAGTTGAGCGGCGCGGCCGTCGCCGAGGCGCGGCAGGCCGGCGAGGTGCTGCTCGAAGCCACCGGGCTGCGCAAGGAGTTCGGGCGCGGCCGGGGCCGGTTCGCCGCGGTGGACGGCGTGGACCTGGTGGTCCGGGAGGGCGAGACCCTCGGCGTCGTCGGGGAGAGCGGCAGCGGCAAGACCACGCTGGGGCGGATGCTGGTCCGGCTGCTCGACCCCACGCAGGGTGCCGTCCGCTACCGCGGCAGGGACATCGTGCGGCTCGGCGACCGGCAACTGCGCCCGTTGCGGCGGGAGTTGCAGATGGTCTTCCAGGACCCGGTCTCCTCGCTGAACCCGCGCCGCAGCATCGGCGAGTCGATCGCCGACCCGCTGCGGGTGGCGGGCGACCTGACCGAGCAGCAGATCACCTCACGGGTGGGCGAGTTGCTGGAGCGGGTCGGCCTCGAACCGTCCTGGTACCACCGCTACCCGCACGAGTTCAGCGGCGGCCAGCGCCAACGGGTCGGCATCGCCCGGGCGTTGGCGCCCCGCCCGCGCCTGGTGGTCTGCGACGAGCCGGTCTCCGCGCTGGACGTCAGCACGCAGGCCCAGGTCGTGGCCCTGCTCGGCGAACTCCAGCGGGACCTCGGGCTGTCGCTGGTCTTCGTCGCCCACGACCTCGCGGTGGTCCGCCAGGTCAGCGACCGCGTCGCGGTGATGCGGGCGGGCCGGGTGGTCGAGGAGGGCACCGCCGACGAGGTGTACGGCAGCCCGCGCGACCCGTACACGCGGCGCCTGCTCGCCGCCGTGCCGGTGCTCGATCCGGCACTGGCCCGGTCCCGCAGGGAGGCCCGCGCCGGCGCGGGTACGGAAACGGATACGGGTACAGGTACGGAGGAGGGCTCGGTGGCGGACCCGGCAGCGGGCTCGCGGGAGGAGCCGGCGGCGGGCCCGGCCCGCCCGTAG
- a CDS encoding ABC transporter permease: protein MIRFAGRRLLQAAAVLLVLAAVLYAVFYLAPGDAAQLACGPRCSTAQVAQVRAQMGLDDAVYVQFWHFLQGVFAGHDYSTGTGTLHCPAPCLGQSYRTGDLVTHVVAEKLPATASLALGAMVLWLVIGVGTGLLSALRRGTLVERLLTGFTLIGTATPVFITGILLLLVCCSWLRWLPYPTYVPLTSDPEQWAWNLLLPWLALALVEAAKYARLTRSSMLETLAEDHIRTFRAYGVPEGAIVRRHALRGALASVIALSALDLGTMFGGALLTETLFGVPGLGQQLVQSVQLKDLPVVVGIVLVMGLAVVVANAVADVLYALTDRRVVLA from the coding sequence GTGATCCGCTTCGCCGGGCGGCGCCTGCTCCAGGCGGCCGCCGTGCTGCTGGTGCTGGCCGCCGTGCTCTACGCCGTGTTCTACCTCGCCCCGGGCGACGCCGCCCAACTCGCCTGCGGGCCGCGCTGCTCCACCGCCCAGGTCGCCCAGGTCCGCGCCCAGATGGGCCTCGACGACGCGGTGTACGTCCAGTTCTGGCACTTCCTGCAGGGGGTGTTCGCCGGCCACGACTACAGCACCGGCACGGGCACGCTGCACTGCCCGGCGCCGTGCCTGGGCCAGTCGTACCGCACCGGCGACCTGGTCACCCACGTCGTCGCCGAGAAGCTGCCGGCCACCGCCTCGCTCGCGCTGGGCGCCATGGTGCTGTGGCTGGTCATCGGGGTGGGCACCGGCCTGCTGTCCGCGCTTCGCCGCGGCACCCTCGTGGAGCGGCTGCTCACCGGGTTCACCCTGATCGGCACGGCCACACCGGTGTTCATCACCGGCATCCTGCTGCTTCTGGTCTGCTGCTCGTGGCTGCGCTGGCTGCCGTACCCGACGTATGTGCCGCTGACCTCCGACCCCGAGCAGTGGGCCTGGAACCTGCTGCTGCCGTGGCTCGCGCTGGCCCTGGTCGAGGCCGCCAAGTACGCGCGGCTGACCCGCAGTTCCATGCTGGAGACGCTCGCCGAGGACCACATCCGCACCTTCCGCGCGTACGGCGTGCCCGAGGGCGCGATCGTCCGCCGGCACGCGCTGCGCGGCGCGCTCGCCTCGGTGATCGCGCTGTCCGCGCTGGACCTGGGCACGATGTTCGGCGGCGCGCTGCTCACCGAGACGCTCTTCGGCGTCCCCGGGCTCGGCCAGCAGCTGGTGCAGTCCGTGCAGTTGAAGGACCTGCCGGTGGTGGTGGGAATCGTCCTGGTCATGGGCCTCGCGGTGGTGGTCGCCAACGCGGTCGCCGACGTGCTCTACGCCCTCACCGACCGAAGGGTGGTGCTGGCGTGA
- a CDS encoding ABC transporter permease yields MSVELTLAGDGAAAAGPSSGDPVPGGPIPGGRQFWRRLRAERAALAGGAVVALLVLVAVAAPLLAALEGQDTTSYHAALLDSKAGAVPLGHFGGVSGTHWLGVEPGTGRDLFARLVYGARTSLAVAFGATILQVVIGTAFGLAAGLGNRAVDGLLSRVADIFVTLPALVFAIALLAVVPGGFPRPLLLALVLGLLAWGGVAKIVRAQVLAQKSLDYVAASRLAGSSGWRTARRELLPALVAPVLTYAAILLPGNIVSEAGLSFLGIGVNPPTASWGQMLSTASTWYQADSAYVLLPALLLLVTVLAFTVFAEGVRVALDPRSRSRLRIGTRKGGAS; encoded by the coding sequence ATGAGCGTCGAACTCACCCTCGCCGGGGACGGCGCGGCCGCGGCCGGGCCGTCCTCCGGCGACCCGGTGCCGGGCGGGCCGATCCCCGGCGGACGGCAGTTCTGGCGCCGGCTGCGGGCCGAACGCGCCGCTCTGGCCGGCGGCGCCGTGGTGGCGCTGCTGGTGCTGGTGGCCGTGGCCGCACCGCTGCTGGCCGCCCTCGAGGGCCAGGACACCACCAGCTACCACGCCGCGCTGCTGGACTCCAAGGCCGGCGCGGTCCCGCTCGGCCACTTCGGCGGGGTGAGCGGCACGCACTGGCTCGGGGTCGAACCCGGCACCGGCCGCGACCTGTTCGCCCGGCTCGTCTACGGCGCGCGCACCTCGCTCGCCGTCGCGTTCGGCGCCACGATCCTGCAGGTCGTGATCGGCACGGCGTTCGGGCTGGCCGCCGGGCTCGGCAACCGGGCCGTCGACGGGCTGCTCAGCCGCGTCGCCGACATCTTCGTCACGCTGCCCGCGCTGGTCTTCGCCATCGCGCTGCTCGCGGTGGTGCCCGGCGGCTTCCCGCGCCCGCTGCTGCTCGCCCTGGTGCTCGGCCTGCTCGCCTGGGGCGGCGTCGCCAAGATCGTCCGCGCCCAGGTGCTGGCCCAGAAGTCCCTCGACTACGTGGCCGCGTCCCGGCTGGCCGGCTCCAGTGGCTGGCGCACCGCGCGCCGCGAGCTGCTGCCCGCGCTGGTCGCCCCGGTGCTCACCTACGCGGCGATCCTGCTGCCCGGCAACATCGTCTCCGAGGCCGGGCTCTCCTTCCTCGGCATCGGCGTCAACCCGCCCACCGCGTCGTGGGGGCAGATGCTCTCCACCGCCTCCACCTGGTACCAGGCCGACTCCGCGTACGTCCTGCTGCCCGCGCTGCTGCTGCTCGTCACGGTGCTCGCCTTCACGGTGTTCGCCGAGGGCGTGCGGGTCGCGCTCGACCCGCGCTCGCGCAGCCGGCTGCGGATCGGCACCCGCAAGGGGGGCGCGTCGTGA